In Arachis stenosperma cultivar V10309 chromosome 1, arast.V10309.gnm1.PFL2, whole genome shotgun sequence, one DNA window encodes the following:
- the LOC130980720 gene encoding uncharacterized protein LOC130980720 → MGFEKAGTERMLQLAELETLRLKAYDDSRLYKERVKAVQDKHVKRKEFRPGELVLLYNSKLRLIPGKLRSRWEGPYRVKKAEPYGVFHLSHPSSSKFIKVNGHRLKLYHGEKMKNHKEQEVFLLEDPPSADE, encoded by the coding sequence ATGGGATTTGAGAAAGCTGGCACTGAAAGGATGCTGCAACTAGCAGAACTGGAGACCCTTCGACTCAAAGCTTATGACGACTCTAGACTATACAAAGAGAGGGTGAAGGCTGTGCAGGACAAGCATGTCAAAAGAAAAGAGTTCAGACCTGGGGAGTTAGTTCTCCTTTACAACTCCAAACTGAGGCTCATACCAGGCAAGCTAAGATCTAGATGGGAAGGTCCCTATAGAGTGAAAAAGGCAGAGCCATACGGAGTCTTCCACCTGAGTCATCCTTCAAGCTCCAAATTCATCAAGGTCAATGGACATCGCTTGAAGCTGTATCATGGTGAGAAAATGAAGAACCATAAAGAGCAAGAGGTCTTCCTCCTGGAAGATCCACCATCAGCAGACGAATGA